A DNA window from Clavibacter sepedonicus contains the following coding sequences:
- a CDS encoding diacylglycerol/lipid kinase family protein: MTTSTPASAPSPASTDESRRRAAVVYNPIKVDLASLKTKVAQAAGAAGWQETLWYETSEDDPGRGAAEEALSHDVDMVIAAGGDGTVRAVAEGMSGSGVSLGLLPSGTGNLLARNLKLTLNDVEHSLEAAFSGRDRAVDLASIEILREDETRDKHVFVVMAGVGIDAKMLANTDSELKKKVGWLAYVDAIFKALRDRDQLRLCYRLDGRSVHRRRAHTLIVGNCGSLPANILLLPDAAVDDGILDVVLMRPEGILGWIQIWLKVARENGVVRRTAAGRRLMGPEKEVRALEYRTAEEVVVRLEKEEDIELDGDPFGRAVGFKIQVLPGGLTVRVPQN, from the coding sequence ATGACGACTTCCACCCCCGCCTCCGCACCATCGCCCGCGTCCACCGACGAGTCGCGCCGCCGTGCCGCCGTCGTCTACAACCCCATCAAGGTCGACCTGGCATCCCTGAAGACCAAGGTCGCCCAGGCGGCGGGCGCGGCCGGGTGGCAGGAGACCCTCTGGTACGAGACCAGCGAGGACGACCCTGGCAGGGGCGCCGCGGAGGAGGCCCTCTCGCACGACGTCGACATGGTCATCGCGGCGGGCGGCGACGGAACGGTCCGCGCGGTCGCCGAGGGCATGTCGGGATCCGGCGTCTCGCTCGGGCTCCTGCCCTCCGGCACCGGGAACCTGCTCGCGCGCAACCTCAAGCTCACGCTCAACGACGTCGAGCACTCCCTCGAGGCCGCGTTCTCCGGACGCGACCGCGCGGTGGACCTCGCGTCCATCGAGATCCTGCGCGAGGACGAGACCCGCGACAAGCACGTGTTCGTCGTCATGGCCGGCGTCGGCATCGACGCGAAGATGCTCGCCAACACCGACTCGGAGCTGAAGAAGAAGGTCGGCTGGCTCGCCTACGTCGACGCGATCTTCAAGGCCCTCCGCGACCGGGACCAGCTCCGCCTGTGCTACCGCCTCGACGGCCGCAGCGTGCACCGCCGCCGCGCGCACACGCTCATCGTCGGCAACTGCGGATCGCTGCCCGCCAACATCCTGCTGCTGCCCGACGCCGCGGTCGACGACGGCATCCTCGACGTCGTCCTCATGCGCCCCGAGGGCATCCTCGGCTGGATCCAGATCTGGCTCAAGGTCGCGCGGGAGAACGGCGTCGTCCGCCGCACCGCCGCGGGCCGCCGCCTGATGGGCCCGGAGAAGGAGGTGCGCGCTCTCGAGTACCGCACCGCCGAGGAGGTGGTGGTGCGCCTCGAGAAGGAGGAGGACATCGAGCTCGACGGCGATCCGTTCGGTCGCGCCGTGGGCTTCAAGATCCAGGTGCTGCCCGGCGGCCTGACCGTGCGGGTGCCGCAGAACTGA
- a CDS encoding AAA family ATPase: protein MIRTLAVSGYRSVRDLALPLTGLDVVTGANGSGKSNVYRALRLIADMAQDGAVGALAREGGLEAVLWAGPEGISRAMRDGEHAVQGTMRKGPIALRLGFAGDDLGYLVDLGIPQRDPRALPPTMFGRDPEIKRELVFSGSVARPRSLVLERRWQDVRVRDEADGWTHVPAMVPAHLSVLSEVADAVTSPEAMILRRRMTGWRFYDHLRTDADAPARRPRVGTRTDVLASDGSDLAAAVQTIREWGRGDALDAMVDRAFPGSRIVIRSQDGVLSLGLEQPGILRVLDAPELSDGTLRMLMLTAGLLTTETPELMVLNEPETSLHGDLLPALGELIAEASRHIQILVVTHAPGLGAAISAHAEAGELLLEKPHGETLLHGQGLLSAPSWDWGKR, encoded by the coding sequence ATGATCCGCACCCTGGCCGTCTCCGGCTACCGCTCCGTCCGCGACCTCGCCCTGCCGCTCACCGGGCTCGACGTCGTCACGGGCGCGAACGGAAGCGGCAAGTCCAACGTCTACCGGGCGCTCCGCCTCATCGCCGACATGGCCCAGGACGGGGCCGTCGGCGCGCTCGCCCGGGAGGGCGGCCTCGAGGCCGTGCTCTGGGCCGGCCCCGAGGGCATCTCGCGCGCCATGCGCGACGGCGAGCACGCGGTGCAGGGCACCATGCGCAAGGGCCCCATCGCGCTCCGGCTCGGGTTCGCGGGCGACGACCTCGGCTACCTCGTCGACCTCGGCATCCCGCAGCGGGATCCCCGCGCGCTGCCGCCCACCATGTTCGGTCGCGATCCCGAGATCAAGCGCGAGCTCGTCTTCTCCGGTTCGGTCGCGCGGCCGCGCTCGCTCGTGCTGGAGCGCCGCTGGCAGGACGTGCGGGTCCGCGACGAGGCCGACGGCTGGACGCACGTCCCCGCCATGGTGCCGGCGCACCTCAGCGTGCTCAGCGAGGTCGCCGACGCGGTCACCAGCCCGGAGGCCATGATCCTCCGGCGACGCATGACCGGCTGGCGCTTCTACGACCACCTGCGCACCGACGCGGACGCGCCCGCCCGGCGCCCGCGCGTCGGCACGCGCACCGACGTCCTGGCGAGCGACGGATCCGACCTCGCGGCCGCCGTGCAGACCATCCGCGAGTGGGGCCGCGGCGACGCGCTCGACGCCATGGTCGACCGCGCGTTCCCCGGGTCGCGCATCGTCATCCGCTCGCAGGACGGCGTCCTGTCGCTGGGCCTCGAGCAGCCCGGCATCCTGCGCGTCCTCGACGCCCCGGAGCTGTCGGACGGCACGCTGCGGATGCTGATGCTCACGGCCGGGCTGCTCACCACGGAGACGCCGGAGCTCATGGTGCTCAACGAGCCGGAGACGAGCCTGCACGGCGACCTGCTCCCTGCGCTCGGCGAGCTCATCGCGGAGGCCTCCCGGCACATCCAGATCCTCGTCGTCACGCACGCTCCGGGTCTCGGCGCCGCCATCTCGGCGCATGCGGAGGCGGGGGAGCTGCTGCTGGAGAAGCCGCACGGGGAGACGCTGCTCCACGGGCAGGGCCTCCTCAGCGCACCCTCGTGGGACTGGGGCAAGCGCTGA
- a CDS encoding fatty acid desaturase family protein, with amino-acid sequence MTDTDTSAPPRIVLTKPKRGGGSNPTTAYSGLLNTVREAGLLERRVGFYVLMFAGITAALVGLGIGFVLLGDSWFQLLIAAGLGIIFTQFAFLAHEASHRQVFESGKANDIAGRTLANLFVGISYSWWMTKHSRHHANPNVMGKDPDIERDVISFTTEDAARAKGIYGWFTRHQGYAFFPILMFEGLNLHVHGFRTVFGRGKVDKRWLEISMLSTRIIAYLAVVFFFLPLGMAFAFVGVQLAVFGVYMGASFAPNHKGMPVLPKDSKVDFLRRQVLTSRNIKSTWLTDIYMGGLNYQIEHHLFPNMPRPALKKAQVIAKEYCATHNIPYTETTLLASYGIVIAYLNRVGLSAGGDPFDCPASAAFGR; translated from the coding sequence ATGACAGACACCGACACCTCCGCCCCTCCCCGCATCGTCCTGACCAAGCCCAAGCGTGGCGGCGGATCGAACCCCACCACCGCCTACTCGGGGCTGCTCAACACCGTCCGCGAAGCGGGGCTCCTGGAGCGGCGCGTCGGCTTCTACGTCCTCATGTTCGCCGGCATCACCGCGGCGCTCGTCGGCCTCGGCATCGGGTTCGTGCTCCTCGGCGACAGCTGGTTCCAGCTGCTCATCGCCGCCGGTCTCGGCATCATCTTCACCCAGTTCGCCTTCCTCGCCCACGAGGCCTCGCACCGCCAGGTGTTCGAGTCCGGCAAGGCCAACGACATCGCGGGCCGCACGCTCGCCAACCTCTTCGTCGGCATCAGCTACTCCTGGTGGATGACCAAGCACTCGCGTCACCACGCGAACCCGAACGTCATGGGCAAGGACCCGGACATCGAGCGCGACGTCATCTCCTTCACCACGGAGGACGCCGCCCGCGCCAAGGGCATCTACGGCTGGTTCACGCGCCACCAGGGCTACGCGTTCTTCCCGATCCTCATGTTCGAGGGCCTCAACCTGCACGTGCACGGCTTCCGCACCGTGTTCGGCCGGGGCAAGGTCGACAAGCGCTGGCTCGAGATCTCCATGCTCTCCACGCGCATCATCGCCTACCTCGCGGTCGTCTTCTTCTTCCTCCCCCTCGGCATGGCCTTCGCGTTCGTCGGCGTGCAGCTCGCCGTGTTCGGCGTCTACATGGGCGCCTCGTTCGCCCCCAACCACAAGGGCATGCCCGTGCTGCCCAAGGACTCCAAGGTCGACTTCCTCCGCCGCCAGGTCCTCACGTCGCGGAACATCAAGAGCACCTGGCTGACCGACATCTACATGGGCGGCCTCAACTACCAGATCGAGCACCACCTCTTCCCGAACATGCCGCGACCCGCGCTGAAGAAGGCCCAGGTCATCGCCAAGGAGTACTGCGCGACGCACAACATCCCGTACACGGAGACCACGCTGCTGGCGTCCTACGGGATCGTCATCGCGTACCTCAACCGGGTCGGCCTCTCGGCTGGCGGCGACCCGTTCGACTGCCCCGCATCGGCGGCGTTCGGACGCTGA
- a CDS encoding NAD(P)-dependent alcohol dehydrogenase translates to MKALQYTRIGSHPEVVEIDKPVPGPGQVLLRVTAAGVCHSDEYVMGLSEEEYRAGGYPLPLTLGHEGAGVVEELGAGVEHLAVGDAVAVYGPWGCGRCHACAEGRENYCENAAAEGIQPPGLGAPGAMAEYMIVDDPRHLVPLGDLDPVANVSLTDAGLTPYHAIKTSLPKLGAGTYAVVIGTGGLGHVGIQILRALTGATVIALDVNDEKLELARHVGAHHTVISDQDAADGIRAITGGRGVQTVFDFVGAKPTMATAVQVVEAGGDVTIVGIGGGSVEVGFGTIAFDAAVRIPYWGSRSELIEVLDLARSGQVTVETQRYALEDGPDAYAALAAGTVRGRAVIVP, encoded by the coding sequence ATGAAGGCGCTCCAGTACACCCGCATCGGATCCCACCCCGAGGTCGTCGAGATCGACAAGCCCGTCCCCGGGCCCGGTCAGGTCCTCCTCCGCGTCACCGCCGCCGGCGTGTGCCACTCGGACGAGTACGTGATGGGCCTCTCGGAGGAGGAGTACCGCGCCGGCGGCTACCCGCTGCCCCTGACGCTCGGCCACGAGGGCGCCGGCGTCGTCGAGGAGCTGGGCGCGGGCGTCGAGCACCTGGCCGTCGGCGACGCCGTCGCTGTCTACGGACCGTGGGGCTGCGGACGATGCCACGCGTGCGCGGAGGGCCGCGAGAACTACTGCGAGAACGCCGCGGCCGAGGGCATCCAGCCTCCCGGGCTCGGCGCCCCCGGCGCCATGGCGGAGTACATGATCGTCGACGACCCGCGCCACCTGGTGCCGCTCGGCGACCTCGATCCCGTCGCGAACGTGTCGCTCACCGACGCCGGCCTCACCCCGTACCACGCCATCAAGACCTCGCTCCCGAAGCTGGGTGCGGGCACGTACGCCGTCGTCATCGGCACGGGCGGGCTCGGGCACGTCGGGATCCAGATCCTCCGCGCGCTCACCGGCGCCACCGTCATCGCCCTCGACGTGAACGACGAGAAGCTCGAGCTCGCCCGCCACGTCGGCGCGCACCACACCGTGATCAGCGACCAGGACGCCGCCGACGGGATCCGCGCGATCACCGGAGGCCGCGGCGTGCAGACCGTCTTCGACTTCGTCGGCGCGAAGCCGACGATGGCGACCGCCGTGCAGGTGGTCGAGGCCGGCGGCGACGTGACGATCGTCGGCATCGGCGGGGGCAGCGTCGAGGTCGGCTTCGGGACCATCGCGTTCGACGCGGCCGTGCGGATCCCCTACTGGGGCAGCCGCTCCGAGCTCATCGAGGTGCTCGACCTCGCGCGCTCCGGGCAGGTGACCGTCGAGACGCAGCGGTACGCGCTGGAGGACGGTCCGGACGCCTACGCCGCGCTCGCCGCGGGCACCGTCCGGGGCCGCGCGGTCATCGTCCCCTGA
- a CDS encoding DinB family protein — protein sequence MTAAQPSSASEPTSPPALDAVRDDLIRHLRLAREALVWKLEGLGDHDVRRPLVPTGSNLLGLVKHAAGVEAGYLGFVFGWPFPEQLPWMEEDAPPNADMRATADESCADIVGLSERVGAHSEATLRALPLDAVGRVPWWPGEAGLVTVQRIAVHLIAELNRHAGHADILRELVDGAAGLRAESGNLPAGDAAFWRAEHAETARVARQAAGLPPVD from the coding sequence ATGACCGCAGCGCAGCCCTCATCCGCCTCCGAACCCACCTCACCACCCGCGCTCGACGCCGTCCGCGACGACCTCATCCGCCACCTCCGCCTGGCCCGCGAGGCGCTGGTCTGGAAGCTCGAGGGCCTCGGCGACCACGACGTCCGCCGGCCGCTCGTGCCCACGGGATCAAACCTGCTCGGCCTCGTGAAGCACGCGGCGGGCGTCGAGGCGGGCTACCTCGGCTTCGTCTTCGGGTGGCCGTTCCCCGAGCAGCTGCCGTGGATGGAGGAGGACGCGCCGCCGAACGCCGACATGCGCGCGACCGCGGACGAGTCGTGTGCCGACATCGTGGGCCTCTCCGAGCGCGTCGGCGCGCACTCCGAGGCGACGCTCCGGGCGCTCCCCCTCGACGCCGTCGGCCGCGTGCCGTGGTGGCCGGGGGAGGCGGGGCTGGTGACCGTGCAGCGGATCGCCGTGCACCTGATCGCCGAGCTGAACCGGCACGCCGGGCACGCGGACATCCTCCGCGAGCTGGTCGACGGCGCCGCGGGGCTGCGGGCCGAGAGCGGGAACCTGCCGGCCGGCGACGCCGCGTTCTGGCGGGCTGAGCACGCCGAGACCGCGCGCGTCGCCCGCCAGGCGGCGGGGCTGCCGCCGGTCGACTGA
- a CDS encoding IS481 family transposase → MELSSSTIARRPRCPIANARLTVHGRLLLVRRVVEDRRPVSHVARELGVSRQCAHRWVARFRQEGVAGLADRSSRPRSMPARTSPEQEGAVLAARAELRFGPARLAPVTSVPARTISRILRRHGAPPLAWLDPVTGAVIRASRSTAHRYEHEHPGDLIHVDVKKLGRIPDGGGWRVHGRSEQVRGRGIGFDYVHAAVDDHTRLAYAEIHPDEKGATAAGFLTRAAAYFAGRGITRIERVITDNAFAYRHSTAFKNAVQDLGARQKFIRPHCPWQNGKVERFNRTLATEWAYRQPFTSNQHRADALDPFIEHYNTERIHSSHGLTPAARVSPTS, encoded by the coding sequence ATGGAGCTGTCTAGTTCAACCATCGCCAGGAGGCCTCGATGTCCCATCGCTAATGCCCGGTTGACTGTTCATGGTCGGCTTCTCCTCGTTCGCCGGGTGGTCGAGGATCGTCGTCCGGTGTCGCATGTGGCTCGCGAGCTCGGGGTGTCGCGTCAGTGCGCGCATCGGTGGGTGGCCCGGTTCCGTCAGGAGGGTGTCGCGGGGCTCGCGGATCGGTCCTCGAGACCACGGTCGATGCCGGCGAGGACGAGTCCGGAACAGGAAGGCGCCGTGCTGGCTGCGCGCGCGGAACTTCGGTTCGGGCCCGCCCGGCTGGCTCCGGTGACGAGCGTTCCGGCCCGCACGATCTCCCGCATCCTGCGCCGGCACGGGGCGCCGCCGTTGGCATGGTTGGACCCCGTCACCGGGGCCGTGATCCGGGCATCCCGGTCAACGGCGCACCGGTATGAGCACGAGCATCCGGGTGATCTGATCCACGTGGACGTGAAGAAGCTCGGGAGGATCCCGGACGGAGGCGGCTGGCGGGTCCACGGGCGCAGCGAGCAGGTCCGCGGCCGCGGGATCGGGTTCGATTACGTCCATGCCGCGGTCGATGACCACACCCGTCTCGCCTACGCGGAGATCCATCCCGATGAGAAAGGCGCGACCGCGGCCGGGTTCCTGACCCGCGCAGCGGCGTACTTCGCCGGGCGCGGGATCACCCGGATCGAGCGGGTCATCACGGACAACGCGTTCGCCTACCGGCACTCGACCGCGTTCAAGAACGCCGTCCAGGACCTGGGCGCGCGGCAGAAGTTCATCCGCCCGCACTGCCCCTGGCAGAACGGCAAGGTCGAGCGCTTCAACCGGACCCTCGCGACCGAGTGGGCCTACCGGCAACCCTTCACCAGCAACCAACACCGCGCCGACGCGCTTGACCCCTTCATCGAGCACTACAACACTGAACGAATCCACTCAAGCCACGGGCTGACGCCCGCGGCCCGAGTGTCACCAACGTCATGA
- a CDS encoding alpha-mannosidase — protein sequence MPPTTALAEARIARFILDRLTPNVHRRRIPLTIEAWDAPGEPVPFAEAVQQEYRPFAVGTPWSRAWGTTWFHVTGTVPDDADAAGTALEVLVDLGFSDRQPGFQAEGLVHRPDGSVVKAIEPYNGYVPLEGVGAGTGPGTPIDLWIEAASNPDVGGNSFYGETPLGDLATAGDDPLYTLRTMDLAWRDEAVWELDRDVWTLQGLMGQLDPASSRRAEILAALERACDAVDPDDVAGTAAAGRRALAAVLAAPAHASAHRVTAVGHAHIDSAWLWPVRETRRKVARTFSNVLALMDEDPDFVFAASSAQQYAWLKEDHPGLFERLRQRVAEGRFVPVGGMWVESDTNMPGGEALVRQLVQGKRFFLEEFGIDAREVWLPDSFGYTAALPQIVRGAGAEYFFTQKQSWNETNTMPHHTFLWEGIGGSRVFTHFPPVDSYNSDLSGEDLARAERQHAEKAVSNASIVPFGWGDGGGGPTREMVAAAHRTRDLEGSPRVTLGTPLDFFDAAKAELRDPHVWSGEMYLEFHRGTYTSQARTKQGNRRSEHLLREAELWLATAAVRGLVEYPHDELDALWRTVLLLQFHDILPGTSIAWVHQEAEREHARVQGRLRELMADAQSVLAGSGERRIAFNAAPVDAAGVGALSAAVVDPAPGSPAPVADGDGWLIDNGLVRARFEADGTVSSLVDAASGRDLVAPGQRLGLLQLFRDTPNQWDAWDIDDAYRRNRTDLTDVESVRIEGAALVVERAFGASRVTQTWTLPAGEPELQVVTDVDWHERQKLLKLAFPVDVHADRAASEVQFGHVQRVTHANTSWETARFETVAHRWVHVGEPGFGVAVANDATYGHDVTRIPRPDGGSATLVRQSLLRAPVFPDPHADQGRHVLRSAVRVAPDVLGAADAGYRLNLPMREVAGDHGVAPLVTSSNAAVVIEAVKLAEDRSGDLVVRLYEARGGRERTVVRVDAAAGLGDPIRTDLLERPLEGADARPSGEGIELTLRPFEIATLRFARA from the coding sequence ATGCCCCCCACCACCGCGCTCGCCGAGGCCCGCATCGCCCGCTTCATCCTCGACCGCCTCACCCCGAACGTCCACCGCCGGCGGATCCCGCTCACGATCGAGGCCTGGGACGCGCCCGGCGAACCGGTCCCGTTCGCGGAGGCCGTGCAGCAGGAGTACCGGCCGTTCGCGGTCGGCACGCCGTGGAGCCGGGCATGGGGCACGACGTGGTTCCACGTCACCGGGACCGTGCCCGACGACGCGGACGCCGCGGGCACCGCGCTCGAGGTGCTCGTCGACCTCGGCTTCAGCGACCGCCAGCCCGGGTTCCAGGCCGAGGGCCTCGTCCACCGTCCCGACGGCAGCGTCGTGAAGGCCATCGAGCCGTACAACGGGTACGTGCCGCTCGAGGGCGTCGGGGCGGGCACCGGGCCGGGCACGCCCATCGACCTCTGGATCGAGGCCGCCTCGAACCCCGACGTCGGCGGCAACTCCTTCTACGGCGAGACGCCGCTCGGCGACCTCGCCACCGCGGGCGACGATCCCCTCTACACGCTCCGCACCATGGACCTCGCGTGGCGCGACGAGGCCGTCTGGGAGCTCGACCGCGACGTCTGGACGCTGCAGGGGCTCATGGGCCAGCTGGATCCGGCGTCGTCGCGGCGGGCCGAGATCCTCGCGGCGCTGGAGCGCGCGTGCGACGCGGTGGATCCCGACGACGTCGCCGGCACCGCCGCCGCCGGCCGGAGGGCGCTCGCGGCGGTGCTCGCGGCGCCCGCCCACGCGAGCGCGCACCGGGTCACGGCCGTCGGCCACGCGCACATCGACTCCGCGTGGCTCTGGCCCGTGCGCGAGACGCGCCGCAAGGTCGCCCGCACGTTCTCCAACGTGCTCGCGCTCATGGACGAGGATCCCGACTTCGTGTTCGCGGCCTCCAGCGCGCAGCAGTACGCCTGGCTGAAGGAGGACCACCCGGGCCTGTTCGAGCGGCTGCGCCAGCGCGTGGCCGAGGGCCGCTTCGTGCCCGTCGGCGGCATGTGGGTCGAGTCCGACACGAACATGCCGGGCGGCGAGGCGCTCGTCCGCCAGCTCGTGCAGGGCAAGCGGTTCTTCCTCGAGGAGTTCGGGATCGACGCCCGGGAGGTGTGGCTGCCCGACTCCTTCGGCTACACGGCCGCGCTGCCGCAGATCGTGCGGGGCGCGGGAGCGGAGTACTTCTTCACGCAGAAGCAGTCGTGGAACGAGACCAACACGATGCCGCACCACACCTTCCTCTGGGAGGGGATCGGCGGCAGCCGCGTCTTCACGCACTTCCCGCCGGTGGACTCCTACAACTCCGACCTCTCCGGCGAGGACCTCGCGCGCGCCGAGCGGCAGCACGCGGAGAAGGCCGTGAGCAACGCGTCCATCGTCCCGTTCGGCTGGGGGGACGGCGGCGGCGGGCCCACCCGCGAGATGGTCGCGGCCGCCCACCGCACACGCGACCTCGAGGGGTCGCCGCGCGTCACGCTCGGCACGCCGCTCGACTTCTTCGACGCCGCGAAGGCCGAGCTCCGGGACCCGCACGTGTGGTCGGGCGAGATGTACCTGGAGTTCCACCGCGGCACGTACACGTCGCAGGCGCGCACGAAGCAGGGGAACCGGCGGAGCGAGCACCTGCTGCGGGAGGCGGAGCTGTGGCTCGCGACCGCGGCGGTGCGCGGCCTCGTCGAGTACCCGCACGACGAGCTCGACGCGCTCTGGCGCACGGTGCTGCTGCTGCAGTTCCACGACATCCTGCCGGGCACGTCCATCGCCTGGGTGCACCAGGAGGCGGAGCGCGAGCACGCCCGCGTGCAGGGGCGGCTGCGGGAGCTCATGGCCGACGCGCAGTCGGTGCTCGCGGGATCCGGCGAGCGGCGCATCGCGTTCAACGCGGCGCCCGTGGACGCGGCGGGCGTCGGCGCGCTGTCGGCCGCGGTCGTGGATCCCGCGCCCGGCTCCCCCGCGCCCGTCGCGGACGGCGACGGCTGGCTCATCGACAACGGCCTCGTCCGCGCGCGCTTCGAGGCCGACGGCACGGTGTCCTCGCTCGTGGACGCGGCATCGGGTCGCGACCTCGTCGCACCGGGTCAGCGCCTCGGCCTCCTGCAGCTCTTCCGCGACACCCCGAACCAGTGGGACGCGTGGGACATCGACGACGCCTACCGCCGCAACCGCACCGACCTCACCGATGTCGAGTCGGTGCGGATCGAGGGCGCGGCCCTCGTGGTCGAGCGCGCCTTCGGCGCCTCGCGCGTCACCCAGACGTGGACGCTGCCGGCCGGCGAGCCGGAGCTGCAGGTCGTCACCGACGTCGACTGGCACGAGCGGCAGAAGCTCCTGAAGCTCGCGTTCCCGGTCGACGTGCACGCCGACCGCGCCGCGTCCGAGGTGCAGTTCGGGCACGTGCAGCGGGTGACGCACGCGAACACCTCGTGGGAGACGGCGCGCTTCGAGACGGTGGCGCACCGCTGGGTGCACGTGGGTGAGCCCGGCTTCGGGGTGGCGGTCGCGAACGACGCGACGTACGGGCACGACGTGACGCGGATCCCCCGCCCCGACGGCGGCAGCGCGACCCTCGTGCGCCAGTCGCTGCTGCGGGCGCCCGTGTTCCCCGACCCGCACGCCGACCAGGGCCGGCACGTGCTGCGCTCCGCGGTGCGGGTCGCGCCCGACGTGCTGGGCGCCGCCGACGCGGGCTACCGGCTGAACCTGCCGATGCGCGAGGTCGCCGGCGACCACGGCGTCGCCCCGCTCGTCACGTCGTCCAACGCGGCCGTCGTGATCGAGGCCGTCAAGCTCGCCGAGGACCGCTCGGGCGACCTGGTCGTGCGGCTCTACGAGGCGCGCGGCGGCCGCGAGCGCACGGTCGTGCGGGTTGACGCGGCAGCCGGCCTCGGCGACCCCATCCGCACCGACCTGCTGGAGCGGCCGCTGGAGGGCGCCGACGCGCGGCCGTCGGGCGAGGGGATCGAGCTGACGCTGCGGCCGTTCGAGATCGCGACCCTGCGGTTCGCGCGCGCCTAG
- a CDS encoding carbohydrate ABC transporter permease, which produces MTSPSGRVMRLVANLVLVVVALCFAVPLVWLVLASVDPSATLSAKVPAEFTLENFRAVLTPEISFIPLMNSLVLSGGCAVVTVVVAILAAYPLSRYRMRINKPFLYGILFGTCLPITAMMVPVYSLFVTLDLIDSIGGTVFFLAATSLPMAIWMAKNFMDSVPISLEEAAWTDGASMMRTLTHIVVPLMRPGIAVVFIFVFIQAWGNFFVPFILLLSPDKQPAAVSIFNFFGQYGSVAYGQLAAFSLVYSVPVIALYVLVSRTLGGSNALAGAVKG; this is translated from the coding sequence ATGACCTCTCCCAGCGGCCGCGTGATGCGCCTCGTCGCGAACCTGGTGCTCGTCGTCGTCGCCCTGTGCTTCGCGGTGCCGCTCGTCTGGCTCGTGCTGGCGTCGGTCGACCCGTCGGCGACGCTCTCGGCGAAGGTGCCGGCGGAGTTCACGCTGGAGAACTTCCGGGCCGTGCTCACGCCCGAGATCTCGTTCATCCCCCTGATGAACAGCCTCGTGCTCTCGGGCGGCTGCGCCGTCGTGACGGTGGTGGTCGCGATCCTCGCGGCCTACCCCCTGTCGCGGTACCGGATGCGGATCAACAAGCCGTTCCTCTACGGGATCCTCTTCGGCACGTGCCTGCCCATCACCGCGATGATGGTGCCCGTCTACAGCCTCTTCGTCACGCTCGACCTCATCGACTCGATCGGCGGCACGGTCTTCTTCCTCGCCGCCACGAGCCTGCCGATGGCGATCTGGATGGCGAAGAACTTCATGGACTCGGTACCGATCTCCCTCGAGGAGGCCGCGTGGACGGACGGCGCGTCTATGATGCGCACGCTCACCCACATCGTCGTGCCGCTCATGCGGCCCGGGATCGCGGTGGTGTTCATCTTCGTGTTCATCCAGGCCTGGGGGAACTTCTTCGTGCCCTTCATCCTCCTGCTGAGCCCGGACAAGCAGCCGGCCGCCGTGAGCATCTTCAACTTCTTCGGGCAGTACGGCTCGGTCGCGTACGGCCAGCTCGCGGCGTTCTCGCTCGTCTACTCGGTGCCCGTCATCGCGCTGTACGTGCTCGTCTCGCGCACGCTCGGCGGGTCGAACGCCCTCGCCGGCGCCGTGAAGGGCTGA